Proteins found in one Aquibium microcysteis genomic segment:
- a CDS encoding Ig-like domain-containing protein encodes MKTFAAMRLPARAMRILLVFALGFAAAGHPPTGADAAGQAPVTVSIVTPGSMLRAGSTQFLTVAVQSDDGGAAPSGTVDLTIRMAGESVVEQSLRLSPAAGTGSSATARVGFPAVPGPFAVEAVYAGDAAHLGGTAHDAGMLLFASSVSVTSSGSPSRPGADVELTVTVASQGASAVPLGHVRLRSATIDRLLPLAGGKATLTVGGLAEGSHAFSADYWPDTMHLQSSATFRQEVEKPAPSAAPAVDLVARAGPARRTARSLFLGSPIAEGRPCDDVSPFGALADGRTTTRLVAATSLVGSWPSPHSAFAPRRAHAVLPEGERTVAASAAGGIAP; translated from the coding sequence ATGAAGACGTTTGCCGCCATGCGCCTGCCAGCGCGCGCGATGCGTATCCTGCTCGTCTTCGCCCTGGGGTTCGCAGCGGCCGGTCACCCGCCCACCGGCGCGGATGCCGCCGGACAGGCGCCGGTGACGGTGTCGATCGTGACCCCCGGGTCCATGCTGCGCGCCGGCAGCACGCAGTTCCTCACCGTCGCGGTCCAGTCCGACGACGGCGGGGCCGCACCGAGCGGCACGGTGGATCTGACGATCCGCATGGCGGGCGAAAGCGTCGTCGAACAGAGCCTGAGGCTGTCGCCGGCGGCGGGAACCGGCTCGTCTGCCACGGCGCGCGTCGGTTTCCCCGCGGTTCCCGGCCCCTTCGCCGTCGAGGCCGTCTATGCCGGCGACGCGGCGCATCTGGGCGGGACCGCGCACGACGCCGGGATGCTGCTGTTTGCCAGCTCCGTGTCGGTGACCTCGAGCGGGTCGCCGAGCCGCCCGGGCGCCGACGTCGAACTGACGGTGACGGTGGCCTCGCAGGGCGCCTCGGCGGTTCCGCTCGGCCATGTCCGCCTGCGCTCGGCGACGATCGACCGCCTCCTGCCCCTGGCCGGCGGAAAGGCGACGCTGACCGTCGGGGGACTGGCCGAGGGAAGCCATGCGTTCAGTGCCGACTACTGGCCGGACACGATGCACCTCCAGTCGTCGGCGACGTTCCGTCAGGAGGTGGAAAAGCCCGCTCCGTCCGCCGCGCCGGCGGTCGATCTGGTCGCGCGGGCCGGCCCGGCCCGCCGGACGGCACGGTCGCTCTTCCTCGGCAGCCCCATCGCCGAGGGCCGGCCATGCGACGACGTCAGCCCGTTCGGCGCCCTCGCCGACGGCCGCACGACCACCCGGCTGGTGGCCGCGACGTCTCTCGTCGGCTCCTGGCCGTCGCCCCATTCGGCCTTCGCGCCGCGGCGCGCGCATGCGGTCCTTCCGGAAGGGGAGAGAACCGTCGCCGCCAGCGCCGCCGGAGGCATCGCGCCCTGA
- a CDS encoding SMP-30/gluconolactonase/LRE family protein produces the protein MKDRTVTIDVAVAGQDQLGETPLWCDRTQKLWWVDIERPRLRWFDPATGADGQSPLPGTFAGTQALAADGRRLLAEDLVLYALDLETGARADIASVEPGLDNRLNDGRVDARGRFWVGTMDNQLHRPAGSLYRIDPDGTTTAMAGDVIVSNGIAFSPDGRTLYFTDTRRHLSFAYDLDLDDGTIGSRRVLADHTATGDRPDGACVDVDGCVWMAFFAGGRIVRHRPDGRIDRTIPLPVTNPTCLCFGGDDLKTLFVTSATKFLTPAQRAAEPMAGALFAIHGAGQGLPEHRFGPTNDIATTPPSGGKT, from the coding sequence ATGAAGGATCGGACGGTCACCATCGACGTGGCGGTCGCCGGGCAGGACCAGCTCGGCGAGACGCCGCTCTGGTGCGACCGCACGCAGAAACTCTGGTGGGTCGACATCGAGCGCCCCAGACTGCGCTGGTTCGATCCCGCCACCGGAGCCGACGGGCAGTCTCCGCTGCCGGGCACCTTCGCCGGCACGCAGGCGCTGGCGGCCGACGGGCGGCGGCTGCTGGCCGAGGACCTCGTCCTCTACGCGCTCGACCTCGAGACCGGTGCGCGCGCCGACATCGCCTCGGTCGAACCCGGCCTCGACAACCGGCTGAACGACGGCCGCGTCGACGCGCGCGGCCGCTTCTGGGTCGGCACGATGGACAACCAGCTGCATCGCCCGGCCGGCAGCCTCTACCGGATCGATCCCGACGGCACCACGACCGCGATGGCGGGCGACGTCATCGTCTCCAACGGCATCGCGTTTTCGCCCGACGGGCGCACGCTCTACTTCACCGACACCCGCCGGCACCTGAGCTTCGCCTACGATCTCGACCTCGACGACGGGACCATCGGCAGCCGGCGCGTCCTTGCCGACCACACCGCCACCGGCGACCGCCCGGACGGCGCCTGCGTCGACGTCGACGGCTGCGTCTGGATGGCCTTCTTCGCCGGCGGCCGGATCGTGCGGCATCGTCCCGACGGGCGCATCGACCGGACGATCCCGCTGCCGGTCACCAATCCGACCTGCCTGTGCTTCGGCGGCGACGACCTGAAGACGCTCTTCGTCACGAGCGCGACGAAGTTCCTCACGCCGGCGCAACGCGCCGCCGAGCCGATGGCCGGCGCGCTGTTTGCCATCCACGGCGCGGGACAGGGGCTGCCGGAACACCGGTTCGGCCCGACCAACGACATCGCAACGACACCACCATCGGGAGGAAAGACATGA
- a CDS encoding TRAP transporter large permease, with protein sequence MSMLDPLGASLALILVLAVFALPIGEAMICGTILYLALAGFDTSIAAETMLQGLFNSYTLLAIPLFILAADIMNVGSLADRLLRFSQALVGRFRGGLGHVNVVSSLIFSGMSGSALADAVGMGRIIINMMTKDGKYTPSYAAAITAASATIGPIIPPSIPMVLYALVSDTSIGYLFAGGMIPGLLIGLVLILMNAWLARRRAFPVDEAVPLSDFPRITFRAFPALMLPVILLGGIYGGVMTPTEAAAAAAAYALLVSVIFYRSVNFGQFYGALLSSGRSTANIGILIAGSLAFNYVITRENVPEMLAGWLQQFELSQIGFLIVINLLLLALGCVLEGGAILLIIVPIFIPTVQALGIDPVHFGVVVVVNSMIGLVTPPYGLLLFVVQNITKAPLSSIIRDLMPFLYALFAALAIITFVPDLVLFLPRLLGYQG encoded by the coding sequence ATGAGCATGCTTGACCCGCTGGGCGCCTCGCTCGCGCTGATCCTCGTGCTGGCCGTCTTCGCCCTGCCCATCGGCGAGGCGATGATCTGCGGCACGATCCTCTATCTGGCGCTCGCCGGCTTCGACACCTCGATCGCCGCCGAGACCATGCTGCAGGGCCTGTTCAACAGCTACACGCTGCTGGCCATCCCGCTGTTCATCCTCGCCGCCGACATCATGAACGTCGGCAGCCTCGCCGACCGCCTGCTGCGGTTCTCGCAGGCACTGGTCGGCCGGTTCCGCGGCGGGCTCGGCCACGTCAACGTGGTCTCCAGCCTGATCTTTTCGGGCATGTCCGGATCGGCGCTCGCAGACGCCGTCGGCATGGGCCGCATCATCATCAACATGATGACCAAGGATGGCAAATACACGCCGAGCTACGCGGCGGCCATCACGGCGGCCTCCGCCACGATCGGCCCGATCATTCCGCCCTCGATCCCGATGGTGCTCTACGCCCTCGTCTCCGACACCTCGATCGGCTATCTCTTCGCGGGCGGCATGATCCCGGGGCTGCTGATCGGCCTCGTGCTCATCCTCATGAACGCCTGGCTCGCGCGCCGGCGGGCCTTCCCGGTCGACGAAGCCGTGCCGCTCAGCGACTTCCCCCGCATCACCTTCCGCGCCTTTCCGGCGCTGATGCTGCCCGTCATCCTGCTCGGCGGCATCTACGGCGGCGTCATGACGCCGACGGAGGCGGCCGCCGCGGCCGCGGCCTATGCGCTGCTCGTCTCGGTGATCTTCTACCGCTCCGTCAATTTCGGCCAGTTCTACGGCGCGCTGCTGTCCAGCGGCCGGTCGACCGCCAACATCGGCATCCTGATCGCCGGCTCGCTCGCCTTCAACTACGTGATCACGCGCGAGAACGTGCCCGAAATGCTGGCAGGCTGGCTGCAGCAGTTCGAGCTGTCGCAGATCGGCTTCCTGATCGTCATCAATCTCCTGCTTCTCGCGCTCGGATGCGTGCTGGAGGGCGGCGCGATCCTCCTGATCATCGTGCCGATCTTCATCCCGACCGTCCAGGCGCTCGGCATCGACCCGGTGCATTTCGGCGTCGTCGTCGTGGTCAATTCGATGATCGGCCTCGTGACCCCGCCCTACGGACTGCTGCTCTTCGTCGTCCAGAACATCACGAAGGCGCCGCTGTCCTCGATCATCCGCGACCTGATGCCGTTCCTCTACGCCCTGTTCGCCGCACTGGCGATCATCACCTTCGTCCCGGACCTCGTGCTCTTCCTGCCGCGGCTGCTGGGCTATCAGGGATAG
- a CDS encoding TRAP transporter small permease, producing MDKLQGIGRWLARRAENILALLLGSMFAAFIVQIVFRYFLNLPLGWTVEYVTIAWLWGIFFGYTFVVKADDAIRLDIVYQLLPLPARRVMDVVAGLACAGIFAWSIPKAWDFVTFMAIERTSFLRIRFDIVFAVYIPFAVAVVLRSLLSVWRALSGRPGHHDPLEAPVSDEHA from the coding sequence ATGGACAAGCTCCAGGGCATCGGACGGTGGCTCGCACGGCGCGCGGAGAACATCCTCGCGCTGCTGCTCGGCAGCATGTTCGCCGCCTTCATCGTGCAGATCGTCTTCCGCTATTTCCTGAACCTGCCGCTCGGCTGGACGGTCGAATACGTCACCATCGCCTGGCTGTGGGGCATCTTCTTCGGCTACACTTTCGTGGTGAAGGCCGACGACGCGATCCGGCTCGACATCGTCTACCAGCTGCTTCCGCTGCCTGCGCGACGCGTCATGGACGTCGTGGCCGGGCTCGCCTGTGCCGGCATCTTCGCCTGGTCGATCCCGAAGGCCTGGGACTTCGTCACCTTCATGGCGATCGAGCGGACCTCCTTCCTGCGCATCCGCTTCGACATCGTCTTCGCGGTCTACATTCCCTTTGCCGTCGCCGTGGTTCTGCGCTCGCTCCTGTCGGTCTGGCGGGCACTGTCGGGCCGTCCGGGCCATCACGACCCTCTCGAGGCACCGGTGTCCGATGAGCATGCTTGA
- the dctP gene encoding TRAP transporter substrate-binding protein DctP — protein MHSLTTRLMGGAAALAIALSATAAVAQDKVQLVYSDTVQDADIRSKLLREEFGGCLGDQFDFKPYHGATLFKQGTELTAMQRGNLDMANLAIFDFYNQVPQTSILGTAYLFRDYAHMRKVMSPEPLADLWKQVEEQAKVKVLANPYIGTRHLNLRGDKKIMEPADLAGVKLRMPGGEGWQFVGEALGANPTPMAFTEVYTGLQTGAIDAQDNPLPANKSMKFYEVTDQIVLTGHLIANNQFTISMSKWESMTAEQQAKVQECALNFQAALDEETLRQEAELVAFFKGEGLEVYEPNKEAFRNHVLEKYKASKFSADWPEGLLDKINAL, from the coding sequence ATGCATTCGTTGACGACACGGCTCATGGGCGGCGCGGCCGCACTCGCCATCGCGCTCTCCGCCACGGCGGCGGTCGCGCAGGACAAGGTGCAGCTCGTCTATTCCGACACAGTCCAGGACGCCGACATCCGCTCGAAGCTGCTCCGCGAGGAGTTCGGGGGCTGCCTCGGCGACCAGTTCGACTTCAAGCCCTATCACGGCGCCACCCTGTTCAAGCAGGGCACCGAGCTGACCGCCATGCAGCGCGGCAATCTCGACATGGCGAACCTCGCCATCTTCGATTTCTACAACCAGGTGCCGCAGACCAGCATCCTGGGCACCGCCTACCTGTTCCGCGACTATGCTCACATGCGCAAGGTCATGAGCCCCGAGCCGCTCGCCGATCTCTGGAAGCAGGTCGAGGAGCAGGCGAAGGTCAAGGTGCTGGCCAATCCCTACATCGGCACGCGCCACCTGAACCTGCGCGGCGACAAGAAGATCATGGAGCCGGCGGACCTCGCTGGCGTGAAGCTGCGCATGCCGGGCGGCGAGGGCTGGCAGTTCGTCGGCGAGGCGCTGGGCGCCAATCCCACCCCGATGGCCTTCACCGAGGTCTATACCGGCCTGCAGACTGGCGCGATCGACGCGCAGGACAATCCCCTGCCCGCCAACAAGTCGATGAAGTTCTACGAGGTCACCGACCAGATCGTGCTGACCGGACACCTGATCGCCAACAACCAGTTCACGATCTCGATGTCGAAGTGGGAAAGCATGACGGCCGAGCAGCAGGCCAAGGTGCAGGAATGCGCCCTGAACTTCCAGGCGGCGCTGGACGAGGAGACGCTGCGCCAGGAAGCCGAACTCGTCGCCTTCTTCAAGGGCGAAGGCCTCGAGGTCTACGAGCCCAACAAGGAAGCGTTCCGCAACCACGTGCTCGAGAAGTACAAGGCTTCCAAGTTCTCGGCCGACTGGCCCGAAGGCCTGCTCGACAAGATCAACGCACTCTGA
- a CDS encoding shikimate dehydrogenase, with the protein MGHRVGNAVDTGPVAAEASGRTVLVGLLGKGIQLSRTPAMHEAEGKALGIPYVYRLLDTDRMGGATGDVTSIVRFAEDFGFSGLNVTFPYKQVVLPLLDELSPAARSIGAVNTIVFRDGRRFGHNTDMWGFAESFRRGLPGAARGHVLLLGAGGAGAAVAHALLENGVERLSIADPEAERAQALAGRLCGFFGEERCVAAEASSAAGTADGIVNATPVGMAKLPGTPIDPALIRSGSWVADIIYFPLETELLRLARQKGCRTLPGDGMALFQAVRAFELFSGVRPDTNRMRAAFVAFGEAAGG; encoded by the coding sequence GTGGGTCATCGCGTCGGGAACGCCGTCGACACCGGTCCGGTCGCTGCCGAAGCGTCAGGGCGGACGGTCCTCGTCGGCCTTCTCGGCAAAGGCATCCAGCTCTCGCGCACGCCGGCCATGCACGAGGCCGAGGGCAAGGCGCTGGGCATTCCCTACGTCTACCGGCTGCTCGACACCGACCGGATGGGTGGAGCGACGGGCGACGTGACGTCGATCGTCCGCTTCGCCGAGGATTTCGGCTTCTCCGGCCTGAACGTCACCTTCCCTTACAAGCAGGTCGTCCTGCCGCTGCTCGACGAACTGTCGCCGGCAGCGCGGTCGATCGGCGCGGTCAACACGATCGTCTTCCGCGACGGCCGGCGCTTCGGCCACAATACCGACATGTGGGGCTTCGCCGAAAGCTTCCGGCGCGGCCTGCCCGGCGCCGCGCGCGGGCACGTCCTGCTGCTGGGCGCGGGCGGGGCCGGCGCAGCCGTCGCGCACGCGCTGCTGGAGAATGGCGTCGAGCGCCTGTCGATCGCCGATCCCGAAGCCGAACGGGCGCAGGCGCTCGCCGGCCGGCTCTGCGGCTTCTTCGGCGAAGAACGCTGTGTCGCGGCAGAGGCGTCGTCCGCGGCCGGGACGGCCGACGGCATCGTCAACGCGACGCCGGTCGGCATGGCCAAGCTTCCCGGCACGCCGATCGATCCCGCGCTGATCCGCTCCGGCAGCTGGGTGGCCGACATCATCTATTTCCCGCTGGAGACGGAGCTCCTGCGCCTGGCGCGGCAGAAGGGCTGCCGCACGCTGCCGGGCGACGGCATGGCGCTGTTCCAGGCGGTGCGGGCCTTCGAACTCTTCTCCGGCGTCAGGCCCGACACCAATCGAATGAGGGCGGCGTTCGTCGCCTTCGGCGAGGCAGCCGGCGGGTGA
- a CDS encoding sialic acid TRAP transporter substrate-binding protein SiaP, with the protein MTFHAIRSIATGALLLAGVAAASAQSKIELIFPDVNSPDVPRSVAMTEIFAKEIGDAFDFKPYFNGTLFKQGTELTAVQRGNAQMALLPPSDFAKQAPEFDILGAAYVIRDAAHLKAVFESEVGDQFRQIAREKLGVELLAPAYYGTRHLNLRGDKRIDTPADMAGIKLRMPGGESWQFLGAALGANPVPIAYSELYTSLQTGVVDAQDNPLPNNKAMKFHEVTDQIVLTGHNVGFGILIVSSKVFDSLTPEQQESMRMAAAKAFDSSNAEYLKQEAELVAFFEGEGLEVYTPNVKAFQEFAQKKYRESPLSASWPEGALDRINAL; encoded by the coding sequence ATGACGTTCCACGCCATCAGGTCCATCGCCACGGGCGCGCTGCTGCTCGCCGGCGTAGCCGCCGCCTCGGCACAATCGAAGATCGAGCTGATCTTCCCGGACGTGAATTCGCCCGACGTGCCGCGTTCGGTCGCCATGACCGAGATCTTCGCCAAGGAGATCGGCGACGCCTTCGACTTCAAGCCCTATTTCAACGGCACGCTGTTCAAGCAGGGCACGGAACTCACCGCCGTGCAGCGGGGCAACGCGCAGATGGCGCTGCTGCCGCCGTCGGACTTTGCCAAGCAGGCGCCGGAATTCGACATCCTCGGCGCAGCCTACGTGATCCGCGACGCGGCGCACCTGAAGGCTGTCTTCGAGAGCGAGGTCGGCGACCAGTTCCGTCAGATCGCGCGCGAGAAGCTCGGCGTCGAGCTCCTGGCGCCCGCCTATTACGGCACGCGCCACCTCAACCTGCGCGGCGACAAGCGGATCGACACGCCAGCCGACATGGCCGGCATCAAGCTGCGCATGCCGGGCGGCGAGAGCTGGCAGTTCCTCGGCGCGGCCCTCGGCGCCAATCCGGTGCCGATCGCCTACAGCGAACTCTACACCTCGCTGCAGACGGGCGTGGTCGATGCGCAGGACAATCCGCTGCCCAACAACAAGGCGATGAAGTTCCACGAGGTCACCGACCAGATCGTCCTGACCGGTCACAATGTCGGCTTCGGCATCCTGATCGTCAGCTCGAAGGTCTTCGACAGCCTGACGCCGGAACAGCAGGAGAGCATGCGCATGGCGGCGGCGAAGGCCTTCGATTCGAGCAATGCCGAGTATCTGAAGCAGGAAGCCGAGCTCGTCGCCTTCTTCGAGGGCGAAGGCCTCGAGGTCTATACGCCGAACGTCAAGGCCTTCCAGGAGTTCGCCCAGAAGAAGTACAGGGAATCGCCGCTGTCGGCCTCCTGGCCCGAGGGCGCACTCGACAGGATCAACGCGCTCTGA
- a CDS encoding IclR family transcriptional regulator produces the protein MPSGQDGIEAKGAAAAPAARRGEGGVQAVVFALEILEYVAQCQTSVGVSELARAFGTPKSRIHRHLQTLVSAGYLLRNDESERYSISARLMVLGHAVSESFELASAARQSARELRDRLGHAVAISQPERDGNRILLIMPNRSNIDISVKPGSILGFASSAQGKLTLAFGDQSLLPKLIDDGIPMLTAYTISDPERLRAEIAAIRRRGWATACNEAVIGLSALAAPIFDALGAYVGAVAITDSVQFIPESPTPEQVREVVAAAEQISRNLGYRPKP, from the coding sequence ATGCCGAGCGGGCAGGACGGGATCGAGGCGAAAGGCGCGGCGGCCGCCCCGGCTGCGCGGCGTGGCGAAGGCGGCGTCCAGGCGGTCGTCTTCGCGCTCGAAATCCTCGAATACGTGGCCCAGTGCCAGACGTCGGTGGGGGTGAGCGAACTCGCCCGTGCCTTCGGCACGCCGAAGAGCCGGATCCACCGGCACCTGCAGACCTTGGTCTCGGCCGGCTATCTGCTGCGCAACGACGAAAGCGAACGCTATTCGATCAGCGCCCGCCTGATGGTGCTGGGGCATGCGGTTTCCGAAAGCTTCGAACTCGCCTCGGCGGCACGGCAGAGCGCGCGCGAACTGCGCGACAGGCTCGGCCACGCCGTGGCCATCAGCCAGCCCGAGCGCGACGGCAACCGCATCCTGCTGATCATGCCCAACCGCTCGAACATCGACATCAGCGTCAAGCCGGGCTCGATCCTCGGCTTCGCGTCGAGCGCGCAGGGCAAGCTGACGCTCGCCTTCGGCGACCAGAGCCTGCTGCCGAAGCTGATCGACGACGGCATCCCCATGCTGACCGCCTACACCATCTCCGACCCCGAACGCCTGCGCGCCGAGATCGCCGCGATCCGCCGGAGGGGCTGGGCGACGGCCTGCAACGAGGCGGTGATCGGGCTGAGCGCGCTGGCCGCGCCGATCTTCGACGCACTCGGCGCCTATGTCGGGGCCGTGGCGATCACCGATTCCGTCCAGTTCATCCCGGAATCGCCGACGCCCGAGCAGGTGCGCGAGGTGGTGGCCGCAGCCGAGCAGATCTCGCGCAACCTGGGCTATCGCCCCAAGCCCTGA